GGGATTGACATCAACGGACTGAACTCCACATTAGCGGAGCCTGCAGGTTATTATTCGGATGGCAGCGGTGTTTTTCAGAACTTGACTCTTATTAGTGGTAAAGCAATGCAAGTTTGGGTGGAATATGATGGAAAAGAAAAGCATATAAGTGTCACATTAGCTCCAATATATGCTGATAAACCAAACAAACCTCTTTTATCTTTATCCTATGATCTTTCTCCAATATTAAATAAAAACATGTACATCGGATTTTCATCATCTACCGGTTCTGTCCCGACATCCCATTGCCTTCTGGGATGGAGTTTCAAGATGAACGGTGTGGCTCAATGGCTGGATCTTTCTCAACTTCCTAAGCTCCCACGAGTTGGGCCAAAGAAAACGTCCAAAGTATTGACCATTGGTTTACCTATCATTTTGACAATTGCCCTGCCAATAGCAATCTCTGGCATAATTTATCAGGTGAGAATAAAGAAGAAGTTTGCAGAAGTTCTTGAGGATTGGGAGCATGATTATGGCCCTCACAGATTCAAGTACAAAGATTTGTATATCGCCACAAAAAGGTTCAGGGACAGAGAGTTACTGGGAAGAGGCGGTTTTGGTAAGGTATATCGAGGCATCTTACCCAGCTCCAAACTTGAGGTTGCTGTCAAGAGGGTATCTCATGATTCCAGGCAAGGAATGAAAGAATTTGTGGCAGAAATCGTCAGCATAGGCCGGTTACGCCACAGAAATTTGGTTCCACTTTTAGGTTACTGCAGGCGAAAAGATGAACTGCTATTGGTTTATGAATACATGCCAAATGGAAGCCTGGACAGGTTTCTATACCAGCAGCCTAGGTGCACTCTGAACTGGAACCAAAGATATCGAGTCATAAGAGGTGTAGCATCTGGATTGTTTTATCTACATGAAGGTTGGGAACAGATAGTGATTCACAGAGATGTAAAGGCCAGCAACGTCCTGTTAGACAGTGAATTGAATGGAAGATTAGGAGATTTCGGGCTTGCCAAATTGTATGATCATGGAACAGACCCTCAAACAACTCATGTTGTTGGAACACTTGGATACCTCGCGCCAGAGCATGCTAGAACTGGAAAGGCTACAACCAGAACGGACGTATATGCCTTTGGCGCCTTTTTGCTTGAGGTAGTTTGCGGCAGAAGACCAATAGAACCACACCCCCCAACAGAGGACGCCATTTTGGTTGATTGGGTATTTTCTTGCTGGAACAAAGGGCAATTTCTTGAAGCAGTTGATCCAAACATGGGACTTGATTATGTGAAAGAGGAGGTGGAATTGGTTATGAAGCTCGGATTGTTGTGCTCGCAGTCAGAGCCCACGGCAAGGCCAACCATGCGTCAAGTTGTTCTATACTTGGACAGCGCCTTGGCACTGCCAGATTTACGCTCACTTGGGATTTCTGCCACTGGCCTGTCTTTTGCAAGTCAGGAAGGTTTCAGTGATTTTAAGTTATCATATCCATCTTCAATGGACAAGCCATTTTCACACGCTTCCTCCTCTGCTGCAGAATCGCTATTGTCTGGAGGTCGGTGATTGAGGACAAAGCTTTCTGTTAATGACTTTTGTGAGAATTATGCAACTGATGTAATTGTTGGTCAGTAAGTTTAGTTTTGGCATTAGGGAGTGAACAATGTACCTAAAGAACAAAAACTAGCTATTGATGAGGAATTTAGGAAGTTTAAATGAGATTGGAAGATCATCTTGAGCAGTAATTAATTCATAACAATACCTGTACATCACCATCTAGTCATCTTCTCTATCTAAAATGTATATCCAGTCATCTAGGCATCTAGTCATCACCATCACACTGCTCAAGAGCCTCCCCTAAGCTAAAAAGAAATAGCTTtttttgggttgtttattgTTTTTACCATATCAGTACTTGCTTGTTAAGTTGCCTGTTAAGTTATTGTTGACCATTCAAGTTAGGATTTGGATTTCATGGATCCAGGTCTCACAATCTGTGTTTCCTACGATTTCGCACAAGTTGACCTCTAATGTAAATTAAATTAGTAGGATTTCGGTGTGAGTCAAATCCAGTTTGATGTAAATCTAGTACAGTTCAGTGTATGTTGATTTGCTATTATTTGGTGTAAATCAGGTACATTTTGGTATAaattgattattattatttagtataAATTGAGGACAATTTGATATAAATTGTTAATTTACACCAACTTGTGTGACATGGAACTTGTGAAGTCCCATTTCCGGATTTTACAGTGATATCTTGGAATTTGGTTTTAGCTTTGCGTGGTCATCAATTTAAACCTAAACTAAACTGTAAAATACTCTTATAGATGAACAATGGCCTAAAAATGAGCAACTCTAATTATAATATGGCAGGGTACGAATCAAAGGAAAGTTGCGTGTTAATGCTATAGTAATCAAATTGGGGAAAATATTGTTCTTCGAGAAGCGGCAGTGAATTGGTTTGTAATTGTCAAAATCAAATATGGCCGTAGGGCCAGAATTTTGGACCATCGATAGGGACTGGACCGGACTTTGAACCACTGTCTTCACTGGATatggaccttttttttttttttttttggttaaatttatCGGACGTGGACTTGAAGTGTCCCGGAGTTTGCTAATCGCATTATTGACGTTGATTCCGGAGTCTGTAGGTCGGCCGAGCAATTGCAATTATTGACTTTGATTCCCAATTATGTGGTGCAATTATGTAACACAACAATGTGCAATACCATATCAAATTGGGTTAATTACATCTACCACCCTTGACATCTGATCATATCGCCGAATAAACCTACgatttgaccaaataacagACGCCCCTCACGCTAACTTTTGTTAATTTAGCATTATAGAACTagtgaaaatttgaaattgccCATAAAATTTGTTTGGGTAGAAAGAAAAACGCATTAATTCTTGGGGGAAAAAAACACTTCAAACACATTTAATTCATGAAAAGATCTTCTTGAAGTGAAACTATGTTTTATTAAAAGTTGAACTTCAGTAATCAAAGTTGATCGGGCATATCTTGATCAAGCAGAGTATTTTGTTACATATCATTTTGTTGATAGATCTTCATTCCTGAATTTTTATGGGTTCATTTTGCAAACTCATAGTAGTGCTTTAAAAGACAAAAGCATTGGATAAGACATTTTTCTTTCGCCCAAACGGGGCGAAAGTCCCTAGGCATGGGGccacaaattttaaatttttaatatataaaaatataaaaatagcaaaatatattataattgaaaaataggtaaaagtTCATGATACAGTAGTTGTAGGTAtgaaaaatgattaaatttaataaaagACATATATGATATTAAAAGTAAGTTTAGATATTTAACTATTATGGTATGTAATAGTActatacaaaaattttaaaataaaatttttcggTTAATGACAATTGAGATAACATGTGAACTAAAGTTTAAATGTGAGCCAAAACATAAGGACCAAAATAATAATGACCAAAAATCTAGTGGGTCAAAGTGCAAATCTCAAGACTTGTCATCTTTCCCGACCCCTTATCCACGTGGCTGCAACTTCGAACTTGCAATTGCAGATGGCGGTCAGCTAGCTTCCACTATCGCTTATTGGCTTTTTTTTATTCATGATAAATCAACTGTAAAGTCCATTTTTTTCAGTGATTATGAATACAGCACCCTTTTCCTTTAAATTAAACTCTTTGAAAATTAAACCCCAGCTCATGATTGAAGCATATAAACAAAGATACTCAAGATTCACTGGCTCAACCGCCTCATACTCTGGGGCATAAAAAACGCACCTTTGAGATTGAGGCGCACGCCTAAGACTTGCTCACATCCACTGCCAGAAATGACGGAGCCAGGGGCTGATGAGCAT
This portion of the Coffea arabica cultivar ET-39 chromosome 2e, Coffea Arabica ET-39 HiFi, whole genome shotgun sequence genome encodes:
- the LOC113732392 gene encoding L-type lectin-domain containing receptor kinase IV.1-like, which produces MFILIKLILLAVSALAGFASSQDLSITYNGFRSSDLSRDGIAEVTPNGLLKLTDAPVQQQGHAFFPNPVSFKDSANSSAFSFSTTFIFAVVSEYPTLSGHGMAFVIAPTRGLPGALPSHHLGLFNETNNGNETNHVFAVELDTIQSEEFHDINNNHVGIDINGLNSTLAEPAGYYSDGSGVFQNLTLISGKAMQVWVEYDGKEKHISVTLAPIYADKPNKPLLSLSYDLSPILNKNMYIGFSSSTGSVPTSHCLLGWSFKMNGVAQWLDLSQLPKLPRVGPKKTSKVLTIGLPIILTIALPIAISGIIYQVRIKKKFAEVLEDWEHDYGPHRFKYKDLYIATKRFRDRELLGRGGFGKVYRGILPSSKLEVAVKRVSHDSRQGMKEFVAEIVSIGRLRHRNLVPLLGYCRRKDELLLVYEYMPNGSLDRFLYQQPRCTLNWNQRYRVIRGVASGLFYLHEGWEQIVIHRDVKASNVLLDSELNGRLGDFGLAKLYDHGTDPQTTHVVGTLGYLAPEHARTGKATTRTDVYAFGAFLLEVVCGRRPIEPHPPTEDAILVDWVFSCWNKGQFLEAVDPNMGLDYVKEEVELVMKLGLLCSQSEPTARPTMRQVVLYLDSALALPDLRSLGISATGLSFASQEGFSDFKLSYPSSMDKPFSHASSSAAESLLSGGR